From the Teredinibacter turnerae T7901 genome, one window contains:
- a CDS encoding sulfite exporter TauE/SafE family protein, which produces MTEWLPIIAALIATGALAGLLAGLLGVGGGIVIVPVLYFIFQLIGISAATAMTVATGTSLLIIIPTSVSSIRAHHKRGNIDSQLVRLWWPFIVLGVVLGVVFATEAGGQVAAIIFGIVAILVAANMMFRANAQPLFSSLPGKLWQSVIAAVIGLVSVVMGIGGGTLGVPTLSACNFPAHRAVGTAAVFGFIIALPGAALLLVYGSTPPDAPLGTIGVVNLLGFAVIVPLTVLMAPVGVKLGAMLNDVLLKRTFAVFLCLSGARMVYQAVLAS; this is translated from the coding sequence GTGACTGAATGGCTTCCTATTATTGCCGCGTTGATTGCAACCGGTGCGTTGGCGGGTTTGCTCGCTGGGCTTTTGGGTGTAGGCGGGGGCATTGTTATCGTGCCAGTGCTTTACTTTATTTTTCAGTTAATTGGTATTTCCGCCGCTACCGCAATGACCGTCGCCACTGGCACCTCGCTGCTCATTATTATTCCCACGAGTGTTTCCTCCATTCGCGCCCACCACAAGCGCGGTAACATTGACAGCCAACTGGTAAGATTGTGGTGGCCGTTTATTGTTCTTGGGGTTGTCTTGGGTGTCGTTTTCGCGACTGAAGCGGGAGGCCAGGTTGCCGCAATTATTTTCGGTATCGTCGCGATTCTTGTCGCTGCCAATATGATGTTCCGCGCAAATGCGCAGCCCCTGTTTTCCAGTCTGCCTGGCAAACTCTGGCAATCGGTGATCGCTGCAGTCATTGGCCTTGTGTCTGTGGTTATGGGGATAGGGGGCGGTACACTGGGTGTGCCCACCCTGTCTGCGTGTAATTTTCCAGCACATCGCGCTGTTGGCACCGCAGCAGTATTCGGTTTTATTATTGCCTTGCCCGGTGCTGCACTTTTATTAGTGTATGGCAGCACCCCACCAGACGCGCCGCTGGGAACAATCGGTGTCGTTAACCTGTTAGGCTTTGCGGTGATAGTGCCCTTGACGGTACTCATGGCACCGGTAGGCGTGAAGCTGGGTGCGATGCTCAACGACGTTTTGTTAAAGCGGACTTTTGCTGTGTTTCTTTGTCTCAGCGGAGCGCGCATGGTTTATCAGGCCGTACTCGCCAGTTAA
- a CDS encoding pyridoxal-phosphate-dependent aminotransferase family protein produces MSDYLHESFLPPPRLLMGPGPINCDPRVLRAMSYQLVGQFDPAMTRCMTETMALYRGVFKTKNPWTFIVDSTARGGIEAAMVSLLNPGDKVVVPVFGRFGLLLKEIAERCGALVHTLDLEWGQVAQPEQIEAAIHRFNPKLVALVQGDTSTTMCQPLADIGPMCFDMGVLTYCDATASLGGNDFRTDEWKISAVTAGLQKCLSGPSGSAPITLSSQAVDEINKRRHVEAGIKAAHHTEATGSRISSNYFDLAMIMDYWGEERLNHHTEATSMLYGARECARILLEEGVDNTVARHKQNGDALAAGLRAMGLTLYGEQSQRMNNVVGVYIPEQVNGDRVRQQMLEDFGIEIGTSFGPLHGVIWRIGTMGYNARRSAVLQTLASLEQCLLLNGLKLPAGAAVRQALSVYQ; encoded by the coding sequence ATGTCGGATTATTTGCACGAAAGTTTTCTGCCTCCACCACGTTTGCTTATGGGCCCAGGCCCGATTAATTGTGATCCCCGCGTTTTGCGTGCAATGTCGTATCAACTGGTCGGTCAGTTTGATCCGGCAATGACTCGCTGCATGACAGAAACCATGGCGCTTTATCGGGGAGTATTTAAAACCAAAAACCCCTGGACTTTTATTGTCGACAGTACGGCACGCGGTGGGATTGAGGCCGCGATGGTGTCCCTTTTGAATCCCGGCGATAAAGTGGTGGTTCCGGTCTTTGGGCGTTTCGGGCTGTTGCTTAAAGAGATCGCAGAGCGATGCGGAGCTTTAGTTCATACGTTGGATCTTGAGTGGGGACAAGTGGCGCAGCCAGAACAAATCGAAGCGGCAATTCATAGGTTCAACCCCAAATTAGTTGCCCTGGTACAAGGCGACACTTCCACCACCATGTGCCAGCCCCTGGCCGATATTGGGCCGATGTGTTTTGACATGGGCGTACTGACGTATTGTGACGCTACTGCTTCGCTTGGTGGCAACGACTTTCGTACCGATGAATGGAAAATATCAGCGGTTACAGCAGGGTTGCAGAAGTGTTTGTCAGGGCCTTCCGGTAGCGCCCCCATAACCTTGAGTTCACAGGCAGTGGACGAAATTAATAAGCGCCGCCATGTGGAAGCGGGTATAAAAGCGGCACATCACACCGAGGCCACAGGTTCGCGGATAAGCTCGAACTATTTTGATCTGGCGATGATCATGGATTATTGGGGGGAAGAACGGCTTAACCACCATACGGAGGCCACCAGCATGCTCTATGGAGCCCGCGAGTGCGCGCGTATTTTGCTGGAGGAGGGGGTCGACAATACTGTCGCGCGTCACAAGCAAAATGGCGATGCCCTTGCTGCAGGATTGCGCGCGATGGGGTTAACCCTTTACGGTGAGCAATCCCAGCGGATGAATAATGTTGTTGGAGTCTATATTCCTGAACAGGTTAATGGTGACCGGGTACGCCAACAAATGCTGGAGGATTTCGGTATCGAAATTGGCACTTCTTTTGGTCCGCTACATGGTGTGATTTGGCGGATCGGCACAATGGGATACAACGCTCGGAGAAGCGCAGTGTTGCAAACACTGGCTTCCCTGGAGCAATGCCTGCTGCTCAACGGCCTTAAATTACCCGCCGGTGCTGCGGTGCGTCAGGCGCTATCGGTTTACCAATAA